A genomic segment from Alistipes senegalensis JC50 encodes:
- a CDS encoding alpha-galactosidase encodes MKHLFRLLLATLLLTAAQTSAQSRLRIPAKGAECEKWVAGAFAKGKVPPFSFVYGGVPSGKTIANWKYTVETLPATERNVTERVYTYTDPATGLAVECRVKTFADFNAMEWVLRFRNTSEENTPKIEQVKVVDIIPESTAKGAYLLHYADGSHVSKADFHARTRELAVGDEHSMHPQGGRSSSHAFPFFNVQLPTGGMVVAIGWTGNWRADIARPAANAVSVATGMKNLAAYLLPGEEIRTPSTAMLLWQGDDRMDGQNLLRRFLLAHHHPTADGKPAVFPICSSFNYGDPAPCNEYTCMTADYATALVKRYKQFDLLPQVFWLDAGWYSKAADWKNHYNWANTVGNWSVDSVRFPQGLGPVADEVHRAGCKFMVWFEPERVMKDSDWAMQHPEFMLDASSKAAQPGWVKRGSVDSFLFNLGDPVARTWFCEQIAKLIRDNRIDYYRQDFNIDPEGFWYANDQPDRVGICEIRYIEGLYAFWDYLRAEFPGLVIDNCASGGRRIDLESTSRSAPLWRTDYNYGEPIGYQCHTYGLNMWLPVHGTGTHKSDAFTFRSSLSATIIYNWKITNADSSIPEMQRRMAEFAAVRPYFYEDYYPLTGYGDMTGDDIWLAYQLLRPSDQTGYVVAFRRELSPDERKVVRFRGLEPEATYVLENADNGDRVEATGRQLMDGFTMSIGQPRSSLLIKYGKK; translated from the coding sequence TCGCGCCTGCGCATTCCCGCCAAAGGCGCCGAATGTGAAAAATGGGTCGCCGGAGCTTTCGCCAAAGGCAAGGTGCCACCCTTCTCGTTCGTCTACGGAGGCGTGCCCTCGGGCAAGACGATCGCCAACTGGAAATACACCGTCGAAACGCTCCCCGCAACGGAGCGGAACGTCACCGAGCGCGTCTACACCTATACCGACCCCGCGACGGGGCTCGCCGTCGAGTGCCGCGTGAAGACTTTCGCGGATTTCAACGCCATGGAGTGGGTGCTCCGCTTCCGCAACACCTCCGAGGAGAACACCCCGAAGATCGAGCAGGTGAAGGTCGTGGACATCATCCCTGAATCAACAGCCAAGGGAGCCTACCTGCTCCACTACGCCGACGGAAGCCACGTCTCGAAGGCCGACTTTCACGCCCGCACGCGCGAGCTGGCCGTGGGCGACGAGCACTCGATGCACCCGCAGGGCGGACGCTCGTCGTCGCACGCCTTTCCCTTTTTCAACGTCCAACTGCCCACGGGAGGCATGGTCGTAGCCATCGGATGGACCGGTAACTGGAGAGCCGACATCGCACGCCCGGCGGCAAATGCCGTCAGCGTGGCGACCGGCATGAAGAACCTGGCCGCTTACCTGCTTCCGGGCGAGGAGATCCGCACTCCTTCGACGGCCATGCTCCTGTGGCAGGGTGACGACCGTATGGACGGTCAAAACCTTCTGCGCCGCTTCCTGCTGGCCCACCACCACCCCACGGCCGACGGCAAGCCCGCCGTGTTCCCGATCTGTTCGAGCTTCAACTACGGCGACCCCGCCCCCTGCAACGAATACACCTGCATGACAGCCGATTACGCCACGGCCCTCGTGAAACGCTACAAGCAGTTCGATCTGCTGCCGCAGGTCTTCTGGCTCGACGCCGGATGGTACAGCAAGGCCGCCGACTGGAAGAACCACTACAACTGGGCCAACACCGTGGGCAACTGGTCGGTGGACAGCGTACGCTTCCCGCAAGGCCTCGGCCCGGTAGCCGACGAGGTCCACCGCGCCGGCTGCAAGTTCATGGTGTGGTTCGAGCCCGAGCGCGTGATGAAGGATTCCGACTGGGCCATGCAGCACCCCGAGTTCATGCTCGACGCCAGCAGCAAGGCGGCCCAGCCGGGCTGGGTGAAACGCGGAAGCGTCGATTCGTTCCTCTTCAACCTGGGCGACCCCGTGGCCCGCACGTGGTTCTGCGAGCAGATCGCCAAGCTCATCCGCGACAACCGCATCGACTACTACCGGCAGGATTTCAATATCGACCCCGAAGGTTTCTGGTACGCCAACGACCAGCCCGACCGCGTGGGCATCTGTGAAATCCGCTATATCGAGGGGCTCTACGCTTTCTGGGACTACCTGCGGGCCGAGTTTCCGGGCCTCGTGATCGACAACTGCGCCTCGGGAGGCCGCCGCATCGACCTCGAATCGACCTCGCGGTCGGCACCGCTCTGGCGAACCGACTACAACTACGGCGAACCGATCGGCTACCAATGCCACACCTACGGACTGAACATGTGGCTGCCCGTACACGGAACCGGCACGCACAAGTCCGACGCCTTCACTTTCCGTTCGAGCCTCAGCGCTACGATCATCTACAACTGGAAGATCACCAACGCCGATTCGTCGATCCCCGAGATGCAGCGCCGCATGGCCGAATTCGCCGCCGTGCGCCCCTACTTCTACGAAGACTACTACCCGCTGACGGGCTACGGCGACATGACGGGCGACGACATCTGGCTGGCCTACCAGCTCCTGCGTCCCTCGGACCAGACGGGCTATGTGGTGGCTTTCCGCCGCGAACTCTCGCCCGACGAACGGAAAGTCGTGCGTTTCCGCGGACTGGAACCCGAAGCGACCTACGTGTTGGAAAACGCCGACAACGGCGACCGCGTGGAGGCCACGGGCCGGCAACTGATGGACGGTTTCACGATGAGCATCGGACAGCCCCGCTCGTCGTTGTTGATCAAATACGGTAAAAAATAA